The sequence below is a genomic window from Candidatus Polarisedimenticolia bacterium.
TGCGTCTGCGCGTCTCCGACAACGGCATCGGCATTCCGTCCGGCGACCTGGAGCGGATCTTCAAGCCCTTCTTCAGCGGCCGCGCCGGCGGCAACGGTCTGGGGCTCGCGGTGGTCCGGGAGATCGTGCGCGAGCATGGCGGAGAGATCGCGGTGGAGAGCGTGGAGGGCGCCGGAAGCACCTTCACCGTGAAGATTCCGGCGGTTCTCTCGGATGCGGCCCGGATCGAGGCTCCCGTTGCGTAGCCGCCGGGCCGCCTGGCTCCTCCTGGGATGTCTGCTGGGGACCACGACGGTTTGCGCTGCCGACCGCGAGACCGCGGACCGCCTCGCCGGGACTCCGCCGGGCGGTTTGACCGGCAAGATCCTCGACAGCTCCGGGCGGGGAATCGAGGGGGCCAAGGTTTCGTTGAGACGAGGCGATCTGCTGCAAACGGCGATCACCGACGCGGTAGGGGAGTATTGCTTCTGCCGGGTGGTTCAGGCGCGCGACTACATCCTGGAGATCGAGAAGGAGGGCTTCGTCGGAATCATGGAAAAGGACATCTACGTGGGAAGAATGAAGCTCGTGGTGCGCAATTACGTCCTGGAGCCGTTGGCCGGGCGCAACGGCGCCGGGACCGGGCGCCCATGAGCGCGCCCCAGTCGACCTCCAGGCACCAGGCTCGCGTGCTGGTGGTGGAGGACGAAGCCGTCATCCGGGAGGTCCTCGCGCAGCTCCTGTCCGAGGCCGGTCACGAGCCGAGCGTGGTCGGCTCGGCCGAGGAGGCGCTCGCCGCCATCGAGGGCGATTCCTTCGACCTGCTTTTCATCGACATGATGCTCCCGGTCATGGGCGGATTGGAGTTTCTGCGCGCCGTGAAGGCACGCGACCCGGAGCAGATGGCCGTGATGATCACGGCGTTCGGCTCCGTCGAGACGGCGGTCCAGGCGATGAAGGAAGGAGCCTTCCATTACCTGACGAAGCCGTTCCGCCACGAGGAGGTCCTGCTGACGGTGCGCAACGCCCTCAGCCAGAAGAGCCTGCTTTCGGAGAACCGGGCGCTGCGGCGGGCCCTTTCCTGGCGGGCGCGCGACGGCGAGATCATCGGCAGGAGCCAGGCCATGCTCGATCTCCAGAGCGTGCTCGATCGCATCGCTCCGACGCGCAGCACCGTCCTGGTCCAGGGGGAGAGCGGGACCGGCAAGGAGCTGGTGGCGCATGCCATCCACCACCGCAGCTCGCGCTCGCATCGCCCCTTCGTCGTCGTGAACAGCGGCAGCGTGCCGGCCGACCTGCTGGAGAGCAACCTTTTCGGGCACCGCAAGGGGGCCTTCACCGGGGCCGTGACCGCGAAGAAGGGGCTGTTCGAGGTGGCCGATGGCGGCTCGCTGTTCTTCGACGAGATCAGCTCGATCCACCCCGAGGTC
It includes:
- a CDS encoding carboxypeptidase-like regulatory domain-containing protein, which encodes MRSRRAAWLLLGCLLGTTTVCAADRETADRLAGTPPGGLTGKILDSSGRGIEGAKVSLRRGDLLQTAITDAVGEYCFCRVVQARDYILEIEKEGFVGIMEKDIYVGRMKLVVRNYVLEPLAGRNGAGTGRP
- a CDS encoding sigma-54 dependent transcriptional regulator; this encodes MSAPQSTSRHQARVLVVEDEAVIREVLAQLLSEAGHEPSVVGSAEEALAAIEGDSFDLLFIDMMLPVMGGLEFLRAVKARDPEQMAVMITAFGSVETAVQAMKEGAFHYLTKPFRHEEVLLTVRNALSQKSLLSENRALRRALSWRARDGEIIGRSQAMLDLQSVLDRIAPTRSTVLVQGESGTGKELVAHAIHHRSSRSHRPFVVVNSGSVPADLLESNLFGHRKGAFTGAVTAKKGLFEVADGGSLFFDEISSIHPEVQAKLLRVIQEREFLPLGAVESVRVDVRIIAATNIDLMELVERGEFREDLYYRLKVIVVELPPLRNRREDIPLLSDHFLAKFGEENLRPAPRLHPETLDIMMRHSWPGNVRELENVLERAVVLGNGGTLGPDLLPEEIRSGATPTVEIPSSEIAAGAFSYSQTVARFEKELIEQTLARAQGVQRRAARMLGIKPTTLNEKIKRLGVRPPRGM